Proteins from one Natrinema salinisoli genomic window:
- a CDS encoding M28 family peptidase → MTAWIGTVFESDVGWNHLEGLVDIGNRMAGSEGEREAAELTRDALADAGARNARLEPFEIQGWTRGDSAIVAADTTQDCIALPRSPDDRIRAPLIDLGYGLPADFEETDVEDAIVMVRSDVPGYYDRYLHRREKYHHAVENGAAGFVYRNHVEGCLPPTGSVGWKDEPIGPIPAVGVSSEVGARLGRRFDGESVTLSVEADVHPAESQNVRAELGPDTDQRVLVTSHVDAHDIAEGAMDNGAGTAMVVELANALAEREDELETRVEFVAFGAEEVGLLGSTRYAEGADREAIKAVVNSDGVVRDRTLSIITHGFDALQDVANDVAERYDHPIGTVPKVGPHSDHWPFVERGVPGCHVKSISDGPGRGWGHTYADTIEKLEPRTLREQAILLTEYVVALAREDVTVDHREREEIAADLEAQDLAAGMRITGDWPYDE, encoded by the coding sequence ATGACAGCCTGGATCGGTACCGTCTTCGAGAGCGACGTCGGTTGGAACCACCTCGAGGGACTCGTCGATATCGGAAACCGAATGGCCGGGAGCGAGGGTGAGCGGGAAGCCGCCGAGCTGACCCGAGACGCGCTGGCCGACGCCGGCGCGCGAAACGCTCGGCTCGAGCCCTTCGAAATACAGGGCTGGACTCGTGGCGACAGCGCGATCGTGGCGGCCGACACGACGCAGGACTGCATCGCTCTGCCGCGCAGTCCCGACGACCGCATCCGCGCGCCGCTGATCGATCTCGGCTACGGGCTGCCCGCGGACTTCGAGGAAACCGACGTCGAGGACGCGATCGTCATGGTCCGAAGCGACGTTCCCGGCTACTACGATCGGTACCTCCACCGCCGGGAGAAGTACCACCACGCCGTCGAGAACGGTGCAGCGGGATTCGTTTACCGAAACCACGTCGAGGGGTGTCTCCCGCCGACCGGGAGCGTCGGCTGGAAGGACGAGCCGATCGGCCCGATTCCGGCCGTCGGCGTCTCGAGCGAGGTCGGCGCGCGGCTCGGTCGCCGGTTCGACGGCGAATCGGTTACGCTCTCCGTCGAGGCCGACGTCCACCCCGCGGAGAGCCAGAACGTCCGGGCCGAACTCGGACCGGACACGGACCAGCGCGTCCTCGTGACGAGTCACGTCGATGCCCACGATATCGCGGAAGGTGCGATGGACAACGGCGCCGGAACCGCGATGGTAGTCGAACTCGCGAACGCGCTCGCAGAGCGGGAAGACGAACTCGAAACCCGCGTCGAGTTCGTCGCCTTCGGAGCGGAAGAGGTCGGTCTCCTCGGCTCGACGCGGTACGCCGAGGGGGCAGATCGGGAGGCGATCAAAGCGGTGGTCAACAGCGACGGCGTCGTTCGTGACCGAACGCTCTCGATCATCACGCACGGGTTCGACGCGCTCCAGGACGTCGCCAACGACGTCGCAGAGCGGTACGATCACCCGATCGGTACCGTCCCGAAGGTCGGTCCCCACAGCGATCACTGGCCGTTCGTCGAACGGGGGGTTCCGGGCTGTCACGTCAAGTCGATATCGGACGGGCCGGGCCGCGGCTGGGGCCACACGTACGCCGACACGATCGAGAAACTCGAGCCCCGGACCCTGCGCGAACAGGCGATCCTCCTGACCGAGTACGTCGTCGCGCTCGCTCGCGAAGACGTGACGGTCGACCATCGAGAACGCGAGGAGATCGCGGCGGACCTCGAAGCACAGGATCTCGCGGCGGGGATGCGAATTACTGGTGACTGGCCGTACGACGAGTGA
- a CDS encoding acyl-CoA mutase large subunit family protein has translation MYDDEDLEEIRTAGDRWETETLEPTLDRHGERQDRFATVSNHEVDRLYTPDDVGDLDYLEDLGFPGEEPYTRGPYPAMYRGRTWTMRQFAGFGTAEETNERFHYLIDEGQTGLSVAFDMPSLMGLDSDDPMSEGEIGKEGVAVDTLRDMEILFDGIDLEKISTSFTINPSAPVIYAMYVALADQRDVPREQLRGTLQNDMFKEFIAQKEWVIPPDPSLDLVTDVLEFSTAETPKFHPISVSGYHIREAGSTAVQELAFTLADGFGYVEDALDRGLEVDDFAPRLSFFFNCHNSFFEEIAKFRAARRIYARVMDDWYGAEADESKRLKFHTQTAGQSLTAQQPLNNVARVTIQALAGVLGGTQSLHTNSFDEALALPSEKAVRVALRTQQIIADESGAADIVDPMGGSFAVETLTNEIEERTMRYIEEIKEMGDGSVRDGILTGIEDGYFLREIQDASYEYQERVERGEEVVVGVNKYTLEEDTSPDTLKIDETTAERQLGRLEEVKADRDDAAVEDALEALREASERGENTMPYIVDAVKAYATMGEIMGVFEEQYGAYSENLGLA, from the coding sequence ATGTACGACGACGAGGATCTCGAGGAGATCCGTACTGCAGGCGATCGGTGGGAGACGGAGACGCTCGAGCCGACCCTCGACCGTCACGGCGAGCGTCAGGATCGGTTTGCGACCGTTTCGAATCACGAAGTCGATCGACTCTACACCCCCGACGACGTCGGCGATCTCGACTACCTCGAGGACCTGGGATTTCCGGGCGAGGAGCCCTACACCCGCGGCCCGTATCCGGCGATGTACCGGGGACGGACGTGGACGATGCGCCAGTTCGCCGGCTTCGGCACCGCGGAGGAAACCAACGAACGGTTTCACTACCTGATCGACGAGGGCCAGACCGGGCTCTCGGTGGCCTTCGACATGCCCTCGCTGATGGGACTCGATTCGGACGACCCCATGAGCGAGGGCGAGATCGGGAAGGAGGGCGTCGCGGTCGACACGCTTCGAGACATGGAGATCCTCTTCGACGGGATCGACCTCGAGAAGATCTCGACCTCGTTTACGATCAACCCCTCCGCACCGGTGATCTACGCGATGTACGTCGCGCTGGCCGACCAGCGGGACGTCCCGCGCGAACAGCTGCGCGGAACCCTCCAGAACGACATGTTCAAGGAGTTCATCGCCCAGAAGGAGTGGGTGATCCCGCCGGATCCGTCGCTCGATCTCGTGACGGACGTTCTCGAGTTCAGCACGGCGGAAACCCCGAAGTTCCACCCGATCTCGGTCTCGGGGTATCACATCCGCGAGGCGGGCTCGACGGCGGTCCAGGAACTGGCCTTCACTCTCGCGGACGGCTTCGGTTACGTCGAGGACGCGCTCGATCGGGGCCTCGAGGTAGACGACTTCGCACCACGCCTCTCCTTCTTCTTCAACTGCCACAACTCCTTCTTCGAGGAGATCGCGAAGTTCCGTGCGGCCCGCCGGATCTACGCGCGGGTGATGGACGACTGGTACGGCGCCGAGGCCGACGAGTCCAAGCGACTCAAGTTCCACACGCAGACTGCAGGTCAGTCCCTGACGGCCCAGCAGCCGCTGAACAACGTCGCTCGGGTGACGATTCAGGCGCTGGCCGGCGTCCTCGGCGGCACCCAGTCGCTGCACACGAACAGCTTCGACGAGGCGCTGGCGCTGCCGAGCGAAAAGGCGGTTCGGGTCGCGTTGCGGACCCAGCAGATCATCGCCGACGAGTCCGGCGCGGCGGACATCGTCGATCCGATGGGGGGCTCCTTCGCCGTCGAGACCCTCACGAACGAGATCGAGGAGCGGACGATGCGCTACATCGAGGAAATCAAAGAGATGGGCGACGGCTCGGTTCGCGACGGCATCCTCACCGGAATCGAGGACGGCTACTTCCTCCGGGAGATTCAGGACGCCTCCTACGAGTACCAGGAGCGCGTCGAGCGCGGCGAGGAAGTCGTCGTCGGCGTCAACAAGTACACCCTCGAGGAGGACACCAGCCCCGACACCCTCAAGATAGACGAGACCACGGCCGAACGCCAGCTGGGCCGGCTCGAGGAGGTGAAAGCCGACCGGGACGACGCGGCGGTCGAGGACGCGCTCGAGGCGCTCCGCGAGGCTAGCGAGCGCGGCGAGAACACGATGCCCTACATCGTCGACGCGGTGAAGGCCTACGCGACGATGGGCGAGATCATGGGCGTCTTCGAGGAGCAGTACGGGGCGTACAGCGAGAACCTCGGACTGGCCTGA
- the mvaD gene encoding phosphomevalonate decarboxylase MvaD, with protein MKATAMAHPIQGLVKYHGMRDEIERLPYHDSISVCTAPSHTRTTVEFSMDHEDDTFIVDGEELEGRAHERVEAVVEKARSKSDAAHTVYPVRLESENSFPTNVGLGSSSSGFAAAAMALAEAAELDATKQEISTIARVGSASAARAVTGAFSHLRTGMNDEDCRSERIPSNLHEDLKIVVGLVPYHKDTDDAHREAADSHMFQARNAHIHEQIAKMRDSLRNDDFEGVFERAEHDSLSLAATTMTGPSGWVYWQPATLAVFNTVRELREEEDIPVYFSTDTGASVYVNTTEEHAEEVEEAVSDCGVSTTTWDVGGPAKLLDEDEHLF; from the coding sequence ATGAAAGCCACGGCCATGGCCCACCCCATCCAGGGGCTGGTCAAGTATCACGGGATGCGAGACGAGATCGAGCGGCTCCCCTATCACGACAGTATCAGCGTCTGTACGGCCCCCAGTCACACCCGAACGACCGTCGAGTTCTCGATGGACCACGAGGATGACACCTTCATCGTCGACGGCGAGGAACTCGAGGGACGCGCCCACGAACGCGTCGAAGCCGTCGTCGAGAAGGCCCGCTCGAAGTCCGACGCCGCCCACACCGTCTACCCGGTGCGCCTCGAGAGCGAGAACAGCTTCCCGACGAACGTCGGACTGGGATCGTCCTCGTCGGGCTTCGCGGCCGCGGCGATGGCGCTGGCCGAGGCGGCCGAGCTCGACGCCACGAAGCAGGAGATCTCGACGATCGCCCGCGTCGGGTCGGCCTCGGCGGCTCGAGCGGTCACCGGCGCCTTCTCGCATCTCCGAACCGGGATGAACGACGAGGACTGTCGCTCCGAGCGGATCCCGTCGAACCTCCACGAGGACCTCAAGATCGTCGTCGGCCTCGTCCCCTACCACAAGGACACCGACGACGCCCACCGCGAAGCCGCCGACAGCCACATGTTCCAGGCCCGCAACGCCCACATCCACGAGCAGATCGCGAAGATGCGTGATTCCCTTCGCAACGACGATTTCGAGGGCGTGTTCGAACGCGCCGAACACGACTCGCTGTCGCTCGCGGCGACCACGATGACCGGGCCCTCGGGGTGGGTCTACTGGCAGCCCGCCACCCTCGCGGTCTTCAATACGGTCCGCGAACTCCGCGAGGAGGAGGACATCCCGGTCTACTTCTCGACCGATACCGGTGCCAGCGTCTACGTCAACACCACCGAGGAACACGCCGAGGAAGTCGAAGAGGCAGTCTCCGACTGCGGCGTCTCCACGACCACCTGGGACGTCGGCGGTCCCGCGAAACTGCTCGACGAGGACGAGCACTTGTTCTAA
- a CDS encoding DUF7541 family protein yields MADHSSRATTERTDAARPWPLLVAVGLAGSEVGIVVDLVPVAVAGLVVFAASVAGVLADAEYVDRPLTLVTTFGAVFVVVGGVLAAHGTGTLPIAPLEPLSGLTSRGIALVLAGLVTVVGAGLVRAREPTQRPSDPHDD; encoded by the coding sequence ATGGCCGACCACTCGAGCCGGGCGACGACTGAGCGGACCGACGCCGCGAGGCCGTGGCCCCTTCTGGTGGCCGTCGGGCTCGCCGGCTCGGAGGTCGGCATCGTCGTCGACCTCGTTCCCGTCGCCGTCGCCGGGCTCGTCGTGTTCGCCGCGAGCGTCGCCGGGGTTCTGGCGGATGCGGAGTACGTCGACCGGCCGTTGACGCTCGTCACTACGTTCGGCGCGGTGTTCGTCGTCGTCGGTGGCGTACTGGCTGCCCACGGGACTGGGACGCTCCCGATCGCCCCTCTCGAGCCGCTCTCCGGGCTGACGAGTCGCGGCATCGCGCTCGTCCTCGCCGGCCTCGTGACGGTCGTCGGGGCCGGTCTGGTGCGGGCACGAGAGCCGACGCAGCGACCGAGCGACCCACACGATGACTGA
- a CDS encoding HAD family hydrolase yields the protein MGRIETVLFDLDGTLLRYERSPGEVLRASLDRVGTDPLFSVEDYYDRFDEFARRCDSMAELRSECFAALAAENGHDAALGRAVATAFDAERDQSNVELYPRAREVLETIHQQYAVGIVTNGARDAQRRKIDAVGLERWTDTIVIAGQDVPPKPAPEPFERALDALDAIPETAVHVGDSLESDVRGAADAGLHSVWVSGGDTDADGPTPTYRIETIGTLLPAPWNRSDS from the coding sequence ATGGGACGCATCGAAACGGTTCTCTTCGATCTCGACGGGACTCTCCTTCGATACGAGCGATCTCCGGGGGAGGTACTACGGGCCAGCTTAGACCGAGTCGGGACCGACCCCCTCTTTTCGGTCGAAGATTACTACGACCGGTTCGACGAGTTCGCTCGCCGGTGTGATTCGATGGCCGAGCTTCGCTCTGAATGCTTCGCCGCCCTCGCCGCCGAAAACGGGCACGATGCAGCCCTCGGACGAGCGGTGGCGACGGCGTTCGACGCCGAACGCGACCAGTCGAACGTGGAACTGTACCCTCGCGCCCGGGAGGTACTCGAGACGATACACCAACAGTACGCGGTCGGCATCGTGACGAACGGGGCGCGAGACGCCCAACGACGGAAGATAGACGCCGTCGGACTCGAGCGCTGGACTGATACGATCGTCATCGCCGGACAGGACGTCCCGCCGAAACCGGCCCCCGAACCGTTCGAACGCGCGCTCGATGCGCTCGACGCAATCCCAGAGACGGCCGTTCACGTCGGCGATTCGCTCGAATCGGACGTTAGGGGTGCGGCGGACGCGGGGTTGCACTCCGTCTGGGTATCCGGCGGTGATACCGATGCCGACGGACCGACGCCGACCTATCGGATCGAGACGATCGGGACCCTGCTGCCGGCCCCGTGGAACCGATCGGACTCCTGA
- a CDS encoding NAD(P)-binding oxidoreductase: protein MTGSHTSDRVLVAGGSGATGEELLSVLRPTDLTVRATTRSYASVDTLERHGADEVAVVDFFESADAVRAVEDCDIVYCALGTPPSLRHVTGGKLVDRTGVINLVTAAVAEGVSYVVFESAIGVGNSKAGMSLPARLVLRGSLRAKGDAETALRRSGLAYTILRPGKLTNEPPTGQVVVGEGGDTVSGSIPRADVARVMAAAPFTPDARNRTLEIVSREGLSSRPTHRVDIDWAEDLHPVERERERL from the coding sequence ATGACTGGTTCACACACGTCCGACCGCGTCCTCGTCGCCGGTGGCAGCGGAGCGACCGGCGAGGAGTTACTCTCCGTCCTGCGACCGACCGACCTCACCGTTCGCGCGACGACGCGATCGTACGCGAGCGTCGACACGCTCGAGCGACACGGGGCCGACGAGGTTGCCGTCGTCGATTTTTTCGAGTCCGCCGACGCCGTCAGGGCGGTCGAAGACTGTGATATCGTCTACTGTGCGCTCGGAACGCCGCCGAGCCTGCGTCACGTGACCGGCGGGAAACTGGTCGATCGAACCGGCGTCATCAACCTCGTGACTGCTGCCGTCGCGGAAGGGGTTTCGTACGTCGTCTTCGAGAGCGCGATCGGCGTCGGGAACTCGAAGGCGGGGATGTCCCTGCCGGCTCGGCTCGTGCTTCGGGGCTCGCTCCGGGCGAAAGGAGACGCGGAGACGGCGCTGCGGCGCTCGGGACTGGCGTACACGATCCTCCGCCCCGGAAAACTGACGAACGAACCGCCGACCGGTCAGGTAGTGGTCGGTGAAGGCGGCGATACAGTCTCGGGATCGATCCCGCGTGCAGACGTCGCGCGGGTGATGGCTGCGGCCCCGTTCACGCCCGACGCGCGCAACCGAACGCTCGAGATCGTCAGCCGCGAGGGACTGTCGAGCAGGCCGACTCACCGCGTCGACATCGACTGGGCGGAGGATCTGCACCCGGTCGAACGAGAACGAGAGCGTCTCTGA
- the nth gene encoding endonuclease III — protein MGTPLETRREQTTEVVDRLEAEYPDSTISLRYANRLELLIAVILSAQCTDERVNEETKHLFEKYDGAEDYANAEQDELAEDLNSITYYNNKAKYIRSACETILEEHDGEVPDTMDELTELSGVGRKTANVVLQHGHDIVEGIVVDTHVQRLSRRLGLTEEEYPERIEQDLIEIVPEDDWQQFTHLCIDHGRAVCTAQNPDCVDCVLADICPSEKGDSEIDLASGDAW, from the coding sequence ATGGGAACCCCACTGGAGACCCGCCGGGAGCAGACCACCGAGGTCGTCGACCGGCTCGAGGCGGAATACCCCGATTCTACGATTTCGCTGCGGTACGCGAACCGACTGGAGTTGCTGATCGCGGTGATCCTCTCGGCGCAGTGTACCGACGAACGGGTAAACGAGGAGACGAAGCACCTCTTCGAGAAGTACGACGGAGCCGAGGACTACGCGAACGCGGAGCAGGACGAGCTCGCCGAAGACCTGAACTCGATAACGTACTACAACAACAAGGCCAAATACATCCGCAGCGCCTGCGAGACGATCCTCGAGGAACACGACGGCGAGGTGCCGGATACGATGGACGAGCTGACCGAACTGTCGGGCGTCGGTCGGAAAACGGCGAACGTGGTCCTCCAGCACGGCCACGATATCGTCGAAGGGATCGTCGTCGATACGCACGTCCAGCGGCTCTCGCGGCGGCTCGGGCTGACGGAGGAGGAGTATCCCGAACGGATCGAGCAGGACCTGATCGAGATCGTCCCCGAAGACGACTGGCAGCAGTTTACACACCTCTGTATCGATCACGGGCGGGCGGTCTGTACCGCACAGAACCCCGACTGTGTCGACTGCGTCCTGGCGGACATCTGTCCCTCCGAGAAGGGTGACAGCGAGATCGACCTCGCTTCCGGTGACGCCTGGTAA
- a CDS encoding polyprenyl synthetase family protein: protein MRETLADWRPAIDEAIADLVPREIDAAYLESFFGVPTYEYDPIGLQRALSTPLWDLLDRGGKRWRAVLFLVFVEEFGADPAEYLPYACIPEILHNGTIIVDDVEDEATIRRGEPALHRIYGRDIALNVGNAMYFLPLKIIAQDPADLPADRRLAAYEMLMYELNRTHLGQGMDIAWHNEREVRVGTEEYLEMCACKTGCLGRIVARLAAIVTDQPPAVEDAVAEYAELTAVAFQIGDDILDVEHSLGRAGEFGKEFGNDIREGKKTLMVIHAIRESEPERARRLQEILETDENTDDEVLEAFSILEDAGSLEYARERALELAAQARAAIDGLDFDAETTRKLNEFTEFVIERDE from the coding sequence ATGCGGGAGACGCTTGCCGACTGGCGGCCGGCCATCGACGAGGCGATCGCCGACCTGGTTCCACGCGAAATCGACGCCGCCTACCTCGAGTCGTTCTTCGGTGTGCCGACGTACGAGTACGATCCCATCGGACTTCAGCGAGCGCTGTCGACGCCGCTGTGGGATCTGCTCGACCGGGGTGGAAAACGGTGGCGTGCGGTACTGTTTCTCGTCTTCGTCGAGGAGTTCGGAGCGGACCCGGCCGAGTATCTGCCCTACGCCTGCATTCCGGAGATTCTACACAACGGGACGATCATCGTCGACGACGTCGAGGACGAGGCCACGATCCGACGCGGTGAACCGGCACTGCATCGCATCTACGGCCGAGATATCGCACTCAACGTCGGCAACGCGATGTACTTCCTGCCGCTGAAGATCATCGCGCAGGATCCGGCCGACCTCCCGGCCGACCGGCGGCTGGCCGCCTACGAGATGCTGATGTACGAACTCAACCGGACCCATCTGGGCCAGGGAATGGATATCGCCTGGCACAACGAACGGGAGGTCCGGGTCGGTACCGAGGAGTACCTCGAGATGTGTGCGTGCAAAACCGGCTGTCTCGGTCGGATCGTCGCCCGCCTCGCCGCGATCGTCACCGACCAACCCCCGGCGGTCGAGGACGCCGTCGCGGAGTACGCCGAACTGACCGCCGTCGCCTTTCAGATCGGCGACGACATCCTCGACGTCGAGCACTCGCTGGGTCGGGCCGGCGAGTTCGGCAAAGAGTTCGGCAACGACATCCGCGAGGGCAAGAAGACGCTCATGGTCATCCACGCGATCCGGGAGAGCGAGCCCGAGCGCGCCCGACGGCTGCAGGAAATCCTGGAGACGGACGAGAACACCGACGACGAGGTCCTCGAGGCCTTCTCGATCCTCGAGGACGCAGGGAGCCTCGAGTACGCGCGCGAACGCGCACTCGAGCTGGCTGCACAGGCCCGCGCGGCGATCGACGGGCTGGACTTCGACGCGGAGACGACCCGGAAGCTGAACGAGTTCACGGAGTTCGTCATCGAACGCGACGAGTAG
- a CDS encoding DUF6684 family protein, with protein MSRRAFDAEITLDLAVNLIPFAIIGFFVAVFAVFNPWGFDPLQSTIQFAILLVTMGTLGVVTWLAARVIETDDRTRHDTSETSSDR; from the coding sequence ATGAGCCGACGCGCCTTCGACGCGGAAATCACGCTCGACCTCGCGGTCAACCTGATCCCGTTCGCGATCATCGGCTTCTTCGTCGCCGTTTTCGCGGTCTTCAATCCGTGGGGGTTCGATCCGCTCCAGTCGACGATCCAGTTCGCGATCCTGTTGGTGACGATGGGGACGCTCGGGGTCGTGACCTGGCTCGCAGCCAGGGTGATCGAAACCGACGATCGAACGCGACACGATACCTCCGAGACGTCGTCCGATCGGTAG
- a CDS encoding NAD(+)/NADH kinase produces the protein MDAAWNAGDSPVVGVVDHEATASDASEIGDSLESTVTDGTITSGDFEDVLAAEPSILVAVGESTLSAAARAGVDVPVLPVGSIPGIDGVDRDDAPAALEAALAGRAVRRERSVLGVSLEADGDTDSAEAATRVRALFDVTLITDEPARISEYGVRDRGRSVATFRADGVVTATPAGSHGYASAVDAPHLSRAVDAVAVSPIGPFVTQTRQWVLPTDDLTFTVERNEGDVTLVVDGRPVGTVTVDSRVSVSLAGTLATLIVPDERLEGE, from the coding sequence ATGGATGCGGCGTGGAACGCGGGCGACTCCCCCGTCGTCGGCGTCGTCGATCACGAGGCGACCGCGAGCGACGCCAGCGAGATCGGCGACTCCCTCGAGTCGACGGTCACCGACGGGACGATCACGAGCGGCGACTTCGAGGACGTTCTCGCGGCGGAGCCGTCGATACTGGTGGCAGTCGGCGAGTCGACGCTATCGGCGGCCGCTCGTGCCGGCGTCGACGTTCCCGTGCTCCCGGTCGGCTCGATTCCCGGAATCGACGGGGTCGACCGCGACGACGCGCCCGCTGCGCTCGAGGCCGCGCTCGCGGGCCGCGCCGTCCGTCGCGAGCGGTCGGTGCTGGGCGTGAGCCTCGAGGCGGACGGCGACACCGACTCGGCGGAGGCTGCAACGCGAGTGCGTGCCCTCTTCGACGTGACGCTCATCACCGACGAACCGGCCCGGATCTCCGAGTACGGCGTCCGAGATCGCGGTCGGTCCGTCGCGACCTTTCGCGCCGACGGCGTCGTGACGGCCACGCCGGCAGGGAGCCACGGCTACGCGAGCGCAGTCGACGCGCCACACCTCTCGCGGGCCGTCGACGCGGTCGCAGTCTCGCCGATCGGTCCATTCGTCACCCAGACTCGGCAGTGGGTCCTGCCGACCGACGACCTGACGTTCACGGTCGAACGCAACGAGGGCGACGTGACGCTCGTCGTCGACGGACGACCGGTCGGCACGGTCACCGTCGACTCGCGGGTGTCCGTCTCCCTCGCGGGGACGCTCGCGACGCTGATCGTTCCGGACGAGCGACTCGAGGGCGAGTGA
- a CDS encoding NAD(P)/FAD-dependent oxidoreductase gives MHVVVLGAGYAGLTLTRLLERDLPDEVDITLVDQSPDHLVQHELHRVIRRPELAAAITVPLPQVLERASVRVARVEAIDRGERVVSLSSGSLSYDVAAICLGARTAYYGLEGVRDHATPLKRLSHASRIRSGALGALRTDHSRIVVGGAGLSGVQVAGELAALARDEHSDATITILEQLDSVAPSFDENFQRAVRTALEAQAIEIRTGAAVSGADETHVHLESGERVPYDQFVWTGGIRGPDPLAGERPTVESDLRLDDRTFALGDAVRAVDADGQPVPASAQAAVREARTVAANITALVTDDRESAVGTGYTAEPFEQFTFESPGWVVSVGDDAVATVGSRVLTGRPAKALKTSIGLGYLSGVSNVENVAELAYRELVPERLQRDRYRSQ, from the coding sequence ATGCACGTCGTCGTGCTCGGAGCGGGGTATGCGGGGCTGACGCTGACGCGCTTGCTCGAGCGGGACCTCCCCGACGAGGTCGACATCACGCTGGTCGACCAGTCGCCGGATCACCTCGTCCAGCACGAACTCCACCGGGTGATTCGCCGGCCGGAGCTGGCCGCGGCGATCACGGTTCCGTTGCCGCAGGTTCTCGAGCGGGCGAGTGTCCGCGTCGCTCGCGTCGAGGCAATCGATCGGGGCGAGCGAGTCGTGTCCCTCTCCTCTGGCTCGCTGTCCTACGACGTCGCGGCGATCTGTCTCGGCGCGCGGACTGCCTACTACGGGCTCGAGGGCGTTCGCGACCACGCGACCCCGTTGAAACGACTCTCGCACGCGAGTCGAATTCGATCGGGAGCACTCGGGGCGCTCAGGACTGACCACTCCCGGATCGTCGTCGGCGGAGCCGGCCTCTCGGGCGTGCAGGTCGCCGGCGAGTTGGCGGCGCTCGCACGCGACGAACACAGCGACGCGACGATCACGATCCTCGAGCAACTCGACAGCGTCGCGCCGAGCTTCGACGAGAACTTCCAGCGGGCGGTTCGGACCGCGCTGGAAGCACAGGCTATCGAAATCCGGACCGGCGCAGCCGTTTCGGGAGCCGACGAGACGCACGTCCACCTCGAGTCCGGCGAGCGGGTTCCCTACGACCAGTTCGTCTGGACGGGCGGCATCCGCGGCCCGGATCCACTCGCGGGCGAGCGCCCGACGGTCGAGAGCGACCTCCGACTGGACGATCGAACCTTCGCCCTCGGCGATGCGGTTCGCGCCGTCGACGCCGACGGGCAGCCGGTCCCGGCGAGTGCGCAAGCGGCCGTCCGAGAGGCGCGGACGGTCGCCGCGAACATCACCGCCCTCGTGACCGACGACCGCGAGTCCGCGGTCGGTACCGGATACACAGCCGAACCTTTCGAGCAGTTCACCTTCGAATCGCCCGGCTGGGTCGTCAGCGTCGGCGACGACGCGGTCGCGACGGTCGGCTCGCGGGTTCTCACGGGACGACCGGCAAAGGCGTTGAAGACGAGTATCGGCCTCGGCTACCTTTCCGGAGTCAGTAACGTCGAAAACGTGGCCGAGCTCGCCTATCGAGAGCTCGTTCCGGAGCGGTTGCAGCGCGACCGGTATAGAAGTCAGTGA
- a CDS encoding DUF7520 family protein: protein MFDDERVAGRRAVAGLGLALIAATAAFGALLGATLPGRTGLEEISILAVAVPVTPFTLAIYGALAVGSVLATLGIVVIVLSRFDENGV from the coding sequence GTGTTCGACGACGAGCGAGTGGCGGGCCGTCGGGCCGTCGCCGGCCTCGGCCTCGCGCTCATCGCCGCGACCGCCGCCTTCGGGGCACTGCTCGGTGCGACCCTCCCCGGCCGAACCGGCCTCGAGGAGATCTCCATCCTCGCAGTCGCAGTCCCCGTCACTCCGTTCACGCTCGCCATCTACGGAGCCCTCGCCGTCGGTAGCGTCCTCGCAACGCTCGGGATCGTCGTCATCGTTCTCTCCCGATTCGACGAAAACGGCGTGTAA